From Pigmentibacter ruber, a single genomic window includes:
- a CDS encoding DNA alkylation repair protein: MGNKLIQNLKKLQNTEKAAIQQKFFKTGKGQYAEGDLFLGVVVPEVRKIAKKNLSLQLEQIHELLVNKYHEVRLLGLLILTYQYEIMTKNRDEEGQKKIVNFYLSNTKFINNWDLVDASCYKILGEYCYQNKLDDILSNLSYSSSIWERRISVVSCFAYIHKNELNFFYSIIPRFLNDNHDLIHKACGWMLREAGKKNKLQLKNFLKNNFKVMPKIMLRYSLEKFSEKEKFDILK; encoded by the coding sequence ATGGGAAATAAATTAATCCAAAATTTAAAAAAGCTGCAAAATACTGAAAAAGCAGCAATACAACAAAAATTTTTTAAAACGGGAAAAGGGCAATATGCAGAAGGAGATCTTTTTCTAGGAGTCGTGGTTCCTGAAGTCAGAAAAATAGCAAAGAAAAATTTATCACTACAACTTGAACAAATTCATGAGCTATTAGTCAATAAGTATCATGAAGTTAGATTGCTTGGCTTGCTTATTTTAACTTATCAGTATGAAATAATGACTAAAAATAGAGATGAGGAAGGCCAAAAAAAAATTGTAAACTTTTATTTAAGTAATACAAAATTCATAAATAATTGGGATCTGGTAGATGCTAGTTGTTACAAAATTTTAGGAGAATATTGTTATCAAAATAAATTAGATGATATTTTAAGCAATTTATCGTATTCAAGTTCAATTTGGGAAAGAAGAATTTCTGTTGTTTCGTGTTTCGCATATATTCATAAAAATGAACTTAATTTCTTTTATTCTATAATTCCGAGATTTTTAAATGATAATCATGATTTAATTCATAAAGCATGTGGATGGATGCTTAGAGAAGCTGGTAAAAAGAATAAACTTCAGTTAAAAAATTTTTTGAAAAATAATTTTAAAGTAATGCCTAAAATAATGCTCCGTTACTCTTTAGAAAAATTCTCAGAAAAAGAAAAATTTGATATCTTAAAGTAA
- a CDS encoding TMEM175 family protein, whose translation MHCMSKARLEAFSDGVLAIIITIMVLELKIPQTDDLYELLPLLPIFLSYFLSFIYVGIYWVSHHYIFHLATQINMKVVWTNINLLFWISMLPFVTAWSGENSFAKTPVVLYGIVLLLSSISFYLLTYTLKISHDKDSKLVKEIGENKIGKFSIIFYIIGIFTTYFSPYISLLIYIFVAFFWAHPFKKLRMYR comes from the coding sequence ATGCATTGTATGAGTAAAGCAAGGTTAGAAGCATTTAGTGATGGTGTTTTAGCTATTATAATAACTATAATGGTACTTGAATTAAAAATTCCTCAAACTGACGATTTATATGAATTACTACCTTTACTTCCGATTTTTTTAAGCTACTTCTTAAGTTTCATCTATGTAGGAATATATTGGGTAAGTCACCACTATATATTTCATTTAGCAACCCAAATTAACATGAAAGTTGTTTGGACAAATATAAATTTATTATTTTGGATATCAATGCTTCCTTTTGTTACAGCATGGTCAGGTGAAAATTCTTTTGCAAAAACCCCGGTTGTTCTTTATGGAATAGTTTTACTTTTATCCTCAATATCTTTTTATCTTCTAACTTATACCTTAAAAATATCACATGATAAAGATTCAAAGTTGGTTAAAGAAATTGGTGAAAATAAGATAGGAAAATTTTCAATAATTTTTTATATAATAGGAATATTTACAACTTATTTCTCGCCTTATATATCATTATTAATCTATATCTTTGTAGCTTTTTTTTGGGCTCATCCATTTAAAAAATTAAGAATGTATAGATAA
- a CDS encoding putative quinol monooxygenase, producing the protein MSKLNENYNVGKPHKEILAVFAKVKVIPGNEDFFKKEMEKIIPLTLSEKGAYCYLLHESTNDKCEFTLYEQWESQDDLNAHLNSDHMTKFFNAVKDIMQTGYPEIKTYRNVR; encoded by the coding sequence ATGTCAAAACTAAATGAGAATTATAATGTAGGAAAACCTCATAAAGAAATTTTAGCTGTATTTGCTAAAGTAAAAGTAATTCCAGGAAATGAAGATTTTTTCAAAAAGGAAATGGAAAAAATAATTCCTTTGACTTTAAGTGAAAAAGGAGCTTATTGTTATTTGCTACATGAATCAACAAATGATAAATGTGAGTTTACATTATATGAACAATGGGAATCTCAAGATGATTTAAATGCTCATTTAAATTCAGATCATATGACTAAATTCTTTAATGCAGTGAAAGATATTATGCAAACAGGATATCCAGAAATTAAAACATATCGAAATGTTCGTTAA